The Plasmodium vinckei vinckei genome assembly, chromosome: PVVCY_06 genome contains a region encoding:
- a CDS encoding DNA helicase MCM8, putative: MDRIVQLYFNNLELNDEVKKLILSWVTFFNQNWEYLFNIDKDVILNLEFFLDNKKIINRNAPPNNEIFLHELQKNPEIVLKFMKVAIHLLLYHVLGLNKVEEENSHAIEQNAIHKKRKNMPNETENESENVNFIRDEEIEQVKNDNILLNDLKYDRYKESEIFRTHFFSTQITIYLYNWNKVNKFKNLKSEKVNQLVCLRGSILRVSPVQLLITKVDFICEKCRSIFKIEFIDGKFEIPKKCLIKNCDSKNFVPLRESAKSIEYQKIILKENKKNTSNIYETDDTTNIKNLLVTLEVTKFFVNTCLPGSYVEALGILKVISHNNNYLINGKNSIFNMYVDCISIFSLSSKKYFNNNTFNIQKIKKEKKKIYSTLLWQSYIDNVDKKVNQINVEKDTLEKLTDKNKTKTSNTLNVPNDRSTNLKNVNEKDMQINQSYGQTNLVDKEYGMEKKNDQLFRTEENNQIDKLFSDIENVIKNNATLDSVNMYGDFMDILFKNNNNLNNSYINKEGKSVNTQNESRHNNLTNPSMDFDNNTLTFIKDFEKYKNNKFYLLVSSFCPRVIMNYYIKAGLLLSLLGGKTIYDQFGEIKRRGNIHLLLIGDPGLGKSRILQYISNIIEKSLFICSTSTSINGLTACAVKDSTNNEYSLEGGALVLSDKGVCCIDELDKVSLKDQQSFLECMESQCINISKAGIVCNLKTRCTIIAASNPKEGKYNYNKTIFDNIKIPLPLLSRFDMVFLLTDKISEEKDMHISNYLITSTNDTTKNSYVYDQNDQNNFENLRHNDGSTIIENNENFDESIFFDYQYNLTNKCKQIDESNYLPIELLGIFVKYCRKTLFPILSNEAKQYIKKFYIHLRNTSIAHSNISVPITIRQLESLIRLCQARARADLSNIVTLEHAKEVVVIYQKTIFYPLSLKMMNFKEKKTSKGPRGKSAKALSGTFKKDIIQLAQISGNKINNKDLRNLAQSIIQSAESNISDDALIHLVNEEGFILYKGNHWQVDAFYLK, translated from the exons ATGGATAGAATAGTACAACTTTATTTCAACAACTTGGAATTAAATG ATGAAGTGAAGAAACTCATTTTGAGCTGGGTTACATTTTTCAACCAGAATTGGGAATACTTATTTAACATTGATAAGGATGtcattttaaatttagaattttttttagacaataaaaagataataaatagGAATGCTCCTCCTAacaatgaaatatttttacatgaGCTTCAGAAGAATCCCgaaattgttttaaaatttatgaagGTCGCAATTCATTTGTTGTTATATCATGTTTTAGGATTAAACAAAGTAGAGGAAGAAAATTCACATGCTATCGAGCAGAATgctatacataaaaaaagaaagaacaTGCCAAATGAAACAGAAAATGAATCtgaaaatgtaaatttCATACGAGATGAAGAAATAGAAcaagtaaaaaatgataacaTCTTATTAAATGATCTGAAATATGATCGATATAAAGAGTCTGAAATATTTcgtacacattttttttctacacaaataacaatatatttatataattggaataaagttaataaatttaaaaatttaaaaagtgaaaaagtAAATCAGTTAGTATGCTTAAGAGGAAGTATATTAAGAGTTTCACCTGtacaattattaataacaaaagtcgattttatttgtgaaaaatgtagatccatatttaaaattgaaTTTATAGATGGTAAATTTGAAATACCTAAAAAATgtctaataaaaaattgtgatAGTAAAAATTTTGTTCCTTTACGAGAATCAGCAAAATCAATtgaatatcaaaaaattattttaaaagaaaataaaaaaaatacatctaatatttatgaaacCGATGATActacaaatattaaaaatttattagttACTCTTGAAgttacaaaattttttgttaatacaTGTTTACCTGGAAGTTATGTAGAAGCTTTAGGAATACTTAAAGTTATTTcccataataataattatttaatcaATGGAAAAAATTCAATTTTCAATATGTATGTTGATtgtatttctatattttctttatcctcaaaaaaatattttaataataatacttttaatattcaaaaaattaagaaagaaaaaaaaaaaatttactcAACTCTTTTATGGCAATCTTATATAGATAATGTTGATAAAAAGgtaaatcaaataaatgttGAAAAGGATACATTAGAAAAATTGacagataaaaataaaacaaaaacaagTAATACTTTGAACGTCCCAAATGATAGATCTactaatttaaaaaatgtaaatgaaaaagacaTGCAGATCAATCAAAGTTATGGACAAACAAACTTAGTTGATAAAGAATATggaatggaaaaaaaaaatgatcaaCTTTTTAGAACCgaagaaaataatcaaattgACAAGTTATTTTCTGATATTGAAAATgtcattaaaaataatgctaCATTAGATTCAGTAAATATGTATGGAGATTTTATGgatatactttttaaaaataataacaatctTAATAATAGttacataaataaagaaggAAAATCTGTTAATACACAAAATGAATCACgtcataataatttgacAAATCCTTCAATGgattttgataataatactttaacttttataaaagattttgaaaaatataaaaataataaattttatttattagttAGTTCATTTTGTCCTCGTGTAATTATGAACTATTATATCAAAGCAGGATTGTTATTAAGTTTGTTAGGAGGAAAAACTATATATGATCAATTTggtgaaataaaaagaagagggaatatacatttattattaattggTGATCCAGGATTAGGAAAAAGTAGAattttacaatatataagtaatataatagaaaaaagtttatttatatgtagtACCTCAACAAGTATAAATGGATTAACAGCATGTGCTGTTAAAGATTCaacaaataatgaatattctTTAGAAGGTGGTGCATTAGTATTGTCTGATAAAGGTGTATGTTGTATTGATGAATTAGATAAAGTGTCTTTAAAAGATCAACAATCTTTTTTAGAATGTATGGAAAGTCaatgtattaatatatctAAAGCAGGAATTGTATGTAATCTAAAAACTAGATGTACTATAATTGCTGCATCTAATCCTAAAgaaggaaaatataattataataaaacaatttttgataatattaaaataccTTTACCTTTGTTAAGTAGATTTGATAtggtttttttattgactGATAAAATATCAGAAGAAAAAGATATGCATATctcaaattatttaattacaTCTACTAATGATAcaacaaaaaattcatatgtATACGATCAGAACGaccaaaataattttgaaaactTAAGACATAATGATGGTAGTACaattattgaaaataatgaaaactTTGATGaatctatttttttcgattatcaatataatcttacaaataaatgtaaaCAAATTGATGAAAGTAATTATTTACCAATAGAACTGTTAggtatatttgtaaaatattgtCGTAAAACATTATTTCCAATTTTGTCAAACGAAGctaaacaatatataaagaaattttatatacatctAAGAAATACTTCTATAGCACATAGTAATATAAGTGTACCCATAACAATAAGACAATTAGAATCACTTATTAGATTATGTCAAGCACGAGCAAGAGCAGATCTATCAAATATTGTAACTTTAGAACATGCTAAAGAAGTTGTTgtaatatatcaaaaaactattttttatcctttatctttaaaaatgatgaactttaaagagaaaaaaactAGTAAAGGCCCAAGAGGTAAATCAGCTAAAGCACTTTCCGgaacatttaaaaaagatattatACAGCTAGCCCAAATAAgtggaaataaaataaataacaag gaTTTACGAAATTTGGCTCAATCAATAATACAATCAGCTGAATCAAATATATCAGACGATGCACTAATCCATCTTG tAAATGAAGAAggctttattttatataaaggaAACCACTGGCAAGTAGACgctttttatttgaagTAG
- a CDS encoding heat shock protein DNAJ homologue Pfj4, putative, whose protein sequence is MPNRVNYYEVLGVPQDADISVIKKSYRTLAMKWHPDKNPNNKAEATERFKQISEAYEVLSDPKRRRKYDLYGTDEGYAMGDNDEFSNFHKNFGFNDAQRIFEMFFGDSSPFGNDSFFGEVMGSSFGDKRRGRMGRSVDPFDNFFGSSFNISFGPSSFDNFMDGGSCFTSVETSTSSGGKFKNRVVKTSTSKTTSIINGRRVTRIETVKTLPNGTIERTVTEKEEDGRGNVNVRQLPSYEMRKSKR, encoded by the exons atgCCAAATCGAGTAAACTACTATGAAGTTTTAGGGGTACCTCAAGATGCTGATATAAGCGTAATCAAAAAATCTTACAGAACCCTTGCTATGAAATGGCATCCAg ataaaaatccaaataataaagctGAAGCAACTGAACGATTTAAGCAAATTTCAGAGGCTTATGAAGTGCTATCAGACCCCAAAAGGCGACGAAAATATGATT TGTATGGAACCGATGAAGGGTACGCAATGGGAGATAATGATGAGTTTTCAAATTtccataaaaattttgGATTTAATGATGCCCAAAGAATATTTGAAATGTTTTTTGGTGACTCATCACCATTTGGCAATGACTCATTTTTCGGAGAAGTCATGGGTTCATCGTTTGGAGATAAAAGACGAGGAAGAATGGGACGGTCTGTTGATCCctttgataatttttttggttCATCATTCAACATATCTTTTGGACCTTCGTCCTTTGACA aTTTCATGGATGGAGGGTCATGTTTTACCTCCGTTGAGACATCAACTTCAAGTGGtggaaaatttaaaaacagAGTTGTAAAAACCTCAACATCTAAAACTACATCTATTATTAATGGAAGAAGAGTTACTAGAATCGAAACTGTAAAGACATTACCTAATGGTACAATTGAAAGAACTGTTActgaaaaagaagaagatgGACGAGGTAATGTTAATGTAAGACAATTACCATCTTATGAAATGCGAAAAAGTAAaagataa
- a CDS encoding mitochondrial ribosomal protein S18 precursor, putative, translated as MLLKKNLSLKWVSPNFVKKNPKTLSLRFLSNDVKKNIIHNKINNEDVDKKEKNKLSEKVEEVKVSKEVCSNALFNECLEELYKMKKKVDSNSVEYDNSPAIDELNKEELKITKNIFERINKKKKHVSNLSYKDIYIDPYWNPFKEVNDLKREITYEFNEYSKLANIIELKKQKRAIKKSLKEQYKLYNPYSDEYTKEYISNDLDNHDKSEKYWNPSFDKRKILNIKTPFIWRYTHLLHNFIGENGLILPRKINYTTRKQQIQIFKSICIARRMALYPYDRKPTLDELIPLMDPMQLLVDELTHRYIQNKDLRAQAILKVMINKYPLLNFYKYFCFEANKQKMSQHSQQSDDVHKNELTSLKMNNDQSDKSHTQSKHKKQQTFSKILEKYKKNYFENSFNY; from the coding sequence atgcttttaaaaaaaaacttgtCACTAAAATGGGTGTCACCCAAttttgtgaaaaaaaatccaaAGACCTTATCTTTGAGGTTCCTAAGTAAtgatgtaaaaaaaaacataatacataataaaataaataatgaggatgtagataaaaaagagaaaaataaattaagtGAAAAAGTTGAAGAAGTAAAGGTTTCAAAAGAAGTATGTTCTAATGcattatttaatgaatGCTTAgaagaattatataaaatgaaaaaaaaagttgatAGTAATAGTGTAGAATATGATAATTCTCCTGCTATAgatgaattaaataaagaagaattaaagattactaaaaatatatttgaaagaataaataaaaaaaaaaaacatgtaTCTAATTTAAGTTATAAagacatatatatagatcCATATTGGAATCCGTTTAAAGAAgtaaatgatttaaaaagagaaataaCATACGaatttaatgaatattCAAAACTAGCTAATATaatagaattaaaaaaacaaaaacgtgcaattaaaaaatcattaaaagaacaatataaattatataatccATATTCTGATGAATATActaaagaatatatttcaaacGATCTTGATAATCATGataaaagtgaaaaatattGGAACCCCTCTTTcgataaaagaaaaattttaaatataaaaacaccATTTATTTGGCGatatacacatttattacataattttattggAGAAAATGGATTAATATTACCacgtaaaataaattatactACAAGAAAACAacaaatacaaatttttaaatctaTTTGTATAGCTAGAAGAATGGCTTTATACCCTTACGATAGAAAACCAACATTAGATGAGTTGATCCCTCTAATGGATCCTATGCAACTACTTGTTGATGAACTAACTCATagatatatacaaaataaagacTTACGAGCCCAAGCTATTCTTAAAGTTATGATTAACAAGTATCccttattaaatttttataaatacttTTGCTTTGAAgcaaataaacaaaaaatgtcTCAACATTCTCAGCAATCTGATGATgtacataaaaatgaattgacgtcattaaaaatgaacaatGACCAATCCGATAAATCACATACTCAAtcaaaacataaaaaacaacaaaccttttcaaaaatattggaaaaatataaaaagaattattttgaaaattcatttaactattaa